The DNA window GAATCCATTGCCGCACTGGCAGTTCCGCACAACTCATCGATGTTCAGACCCGCGGGCAGGTCGATCCGAGTGAGCAGCGCGTCCACGTCCACCGCACCCGGCGGCAGAGTTCGGAGCTGCCATCGCCCGTCGGCAGACCACACCCGTGCGCGCAGCATGTCGTGGTGGTCCAGTACCGCGGCAAGCGTGGCCACCACACCGGCTCGGTCGATATGCTCGGGTAGTGCGAGCACCATGTGCTGGGTGAACCGGCCGAACGACCTCCCGCCGGCCAGATAGGCAGCCAGCACCGGCGTCAGCGGAATCTCCCCGATACCGCCGCCGGGAAACTCCGCGAGCCTCGGCACGGGCTCGGCACCGACCACCGCGACCCGCGCCAACCCGGCCACGGTGCGCTGCTCGAACACATCCTGGGGGGTGAACACTATCCCTGCCGCACGGGCCCGCGACACCAGCTGGATCGACAGAATGCTGTCTCCACCGGCGGCGAAGAACGAGTCCTGCGCCCCGACCCGCACACCGAGCACTTGGGCATACAACTCGGCGAGTCGAGATTCCACGGCGCCCACCGGGGCACGCGACACCGCCGCCTCGAACACTGGCTCGGGCAACGCCTGCCGATCAAGCTTTCCATTGGAGGTCAAGGGGATCGCGTCGAGCACAACGATTGCCGAAGGCACCATATGGCCGGGCAATGCGGCTCCCGCGAAGCGCAGGAGTTCTCCGGCATCGATGGAAATGCCGTTCCGCGGCAGCACATAGGAGACCAGTACGGTCGCGCCCGAGGGCGCGACCTTGCCGAGCGTCGCGGCATATTCGATATCGGGGTGATCGGTCAGTGCGGCGTCGATCTCACCGAGCTCGATACGGAAGCCGCGGATCTTCACCTGGAAATCCGAGCGGCCGAGATATTCGATTGCGCCATCGGCGATGCGGCGCCGCACCAGATCGCCGGTGCGATACATCCGCACACCAGGGGAACCGGCTTCCCCACCGAATGGATTGGCCACGAATCGTTCCGCCGTGAGCGCCGCCCGCCCCAGATAGCCCTGTGCCAGCGCGGGACCGGAAAGGTAGAGCTCGCCGGTCACCTCGGCGGGTACCGGCCGCAACCGCGAATCCAGCACCACCGCGCCGACACCCGCGAGGGCGGTGCCGATGGTGATCGGCTGCCGAGGCACCAACTCGGCGCTACCAGTGGCGAGAATGGTGACCTCGGTGGGCCCATAAGCATTGTAGAAAGACCGCCCCGCGACCGCCCACCGCTCGACCAGCCCGGGGCCGAACGCATCACCCGCGACGACCACGACCCGCAACGCGTCGAGTCCGACCGGATCAACCGACTCCAGCGCCGCGGGCGTGATCAGCATGTGCGTGACCCGCTCACGACGTAACAGGTCGGCGAGGTCGGCGCCGCCGAACACCGTTGGCGGGGACACCACGAGCGTCGCGCCGGAACTGAAGGCCAGCAGCAGCTCGAGCACCGATACGTCGAAGCTCGGCGAACAAACGTGCAGCACCCGCGAATCGCCATCGACCGCATAGCGCTCTCGCTGCGCGTTGACCAACATCGCAAGACCTGCATGGGTCACCACGACGCCCTTCGGGCGACCGGTGGAGCCGGAGGTGTAGATGACATAGGCCGGATGCTGTTCGGTCGGTGTGCGCACCCGATCGACGTAGGAGATCGGATGTGCGGGTCGTGCCGCGATCCGCTCCCGGTGCAACGGATCATCGATGTCGAGCCAGTCGATCCCGGTGCCGAGCCGCGAGCGATGCGTCGAGTTGGTGAGCCCCAGTACCGCCCGAGAGTCGGCGATGATGTATGCGCTGCGCTCGGGCGGCAGGGTGGGATCGACCGGCACGTAGGCCGCACCGGTCTTGGCAATAGCCCATACGGCCAGTACCGATTCGATCGAGCGGGTGAAGCCGACGGCAACGATGTCACCGGGGCCCACGCCCCGATCGATCAGTTCCCGTGCCAGTCGCGATGACGACTCGTCCAGCTCCGTGTAGGTGAGTTCGCACTGATCAGCCGGTTCGCCGGTCGGGTTGTAGCTGATCGCAATCGAGTCGGCCGCGGATTCGACCGCGGCGAGCAGCAACTGCACGAAGAGCGGGCTACTCGATCTGCGACGAATTCGACCCCGAACACTGCGACGAACCCCATCCATTCGAGTACTACGTTCCTCTCGCATCGAGCCCGCAGGTTGTGCCGAAACCCACGAACCCGGCTGGATCCCGGCACACCGTTGGCGGACCAGTGTCGAACAAAGCGCGAAGGAATCGATTTTGGAGCATTTGTGCCCTATCAAATCACAGGCAGCGGCGCCACGACGTCACAAGGGCTTCCGTCCGAGGCAGAGCACTCACCAGTTGCTGAATCATAGCTATCTTCGCCGCGACCTGGAGGCCCGCCTGGAACCGGGTAGTCGACGACTAGATCGCTACGGTCTGCAGGGTGAAACGCACCGCCAAAGGCCGGGCCACCAAGCAGTGGATCATCGAGAGCGCGGGACTCGAATACTGTGCCCGACACCAGCACTGACCCCGTGCCTGTCCGCTGTTCGGTAACATCGCTTGCCGTCCGAATTCTGTATCCGCCTGTCCGAGAGGAGCTTTCATCGTGTCGATCGCTACCGGCGGGGAATTGCGGACCGATCTCTACAACGCGAACATCAATGGATTGCGGTACGGACCCTCGCCCTGCGGACTCATGGGTTACCGGTGGCCAGGCCGGATTGGATGCGGGCTGGTCGTAGGCGATGATCGGCCAACCGGACGGCGGCGGGGTACCGGCCGGGATGTACAGCGCTCCGCTAGCCGGCTGGGTCGTCTCATTCGAGCCGCGCATCCAGTACTCGATCACTGCCCCATCGGCATTGGATATCCCGCGCCTGCCGTCGGGTAGCGGGTACTCCGCGATCAGGGTTCCCGGGGTTTCTGCATGCGCCGGTGCGGTATGCATCAGGAGTGCGGCGCGCTGCACGAGTACGCACAAACACGGATGGAGCCGGTATCGAGCCTGGGCGACCACCTGGCACGTACTGAATCGTGTGTCAGGTCGTGATGGAGACGGCCGGGGGTGTCCAGCGGCGGGAGCGCGAAAGTGTGGACGAAACACCGAACTCCGGCTTGAGATGGTCCGGGATGGCGTACTGCATGACGCGGCCGCGGGTGAGGGAGCTGAGTTCGAACAGGGTGGTGAAGTGGCCGAGGCGATCGAGGGCCCAAGCGCCCAACGGGGATTTGTCCTCGATCGTTTCCAGGATTCCGAGCAGGGTGGGCGCGGTCTTGACGGCGGTATCCCAGGCGGTGCGCGGCACTTGCAGCCAGTCGGCGCAGGTGTCTCCGACGAGGTAGCGGATCAGTGCGGAGACGATAGGGTCGAAGAAGGTGCCGGGTACGACTTCTTCGTAGAGGTCGATGAGCTGTCGGGTGAGGCGGACGCCCTCGTCGCTGGGGCCCATATGGCGGGTCATATAGAGGTCGTGGAATTGCCGCGCGGACTCCACATCCTTGGGTGCCTGCTCTTGGTCGACGCCGAGCATGGCACCGACCACACGCCAAGCGTAGAAGTACGCCTCCGCGCCGTCGACGCTCATGTGGATGTTCAGTCGGTGCAGGCTGTCGAGCACGAGGAGGGAAAACAGCAGCTGGCCGCCGATCATGTCCTCCTGACAGATGGGAGTGCCGAATATGTCGGTGTCCCATCGGTTTTCCTGGGAGAGGTGGTGACGGATGGCCGCGTGCAGCAACCGCACTTTCTGGACCGCGGGTATGAAACGGCTGCCTGCCTCGAAGGCATCGGGCTGCATCAGGTAGACGGTGAACTGCCCGGTCTCGGCCATGCGTTTGGAGGGGTACTCCAGCGAATGCGTGGCCGACAGCAGTTTCGCGACGGGCGGCAGAACGTAGCAGGCCGGCATCGCGGCAAAAGACAGTGCGGTGGAGATGTGCACGTTGTTATCGATGAAGAACAGCCTCGCCTTCTCCATCTCGTCCCAGTCCACCCATGCTGGGGGAGCAGAGGTTTCGTGCAGATAGTCCCGGGCAACGTCGGGCAGACCGTCGGGCAGGGGCGCGCCCGCGGTGGAGACATAGCGCATGAGCGTGTTGAACTTGCCCACCTCGCCGTGTTCGAACAGCGTGGCCACGGTGGCATCGGCGATTTCGTCGCCGTACTGCCGCAGTGCATCCAATGACGTTTCGGTGTAGGTCATCTGGGCTCCTGGTTATCACGCGAGGGTTAATGCCGGCGTGCGGTCGCCGCGTGGGCGAGTTCGGTCAGTGCTCGGGCGGCGTGTGCCGCAACGTCGACGCCGCCCAGTGCGGATGTGGCCTCCTCGACCCGCGCGGTGATCATTGCTTCGATGCGGGCAGGAGCCC is part of the Nocardia sp. NBC_00565 genome and encodes:
- a CDS encoding oxygenase MpaB family protein, producing the protein MTYTETSLDALRQYGDEIADATVATLFEHGEVGKFNTLMRYVSTAGAPLPDGLPDVARDYLHETSAPPAWVDWDEMEKARLFFIDNNVHISTALSFAAMPACYVLPPVAKLLSATHSLEYPSKRMAETGQFTVYLMQPDAFEAGSRFIPAVQKVRLLHAAIRHHLSQENRWDTDIFGTPICQEDMIGGQLLFSLLVLDSLHRLNIHMSVDGAEAYFYAWRVVGAMLGVDQEQAPKDVESARQFHDLYMTRHMGPSDEGVRLTRQLIDLYEEVVPGTFFDPIVSALIRYLVGDTCADWLQVPRTAWDTAVKTAPTLLGILETIEDKSPLGAWALDRLGHFTTLFELSSLTRGRVMQYAIPDHLKPEFGVSSTLSRSRRWTPPAVSITT